GCGACGTGGtcgcaacaaaacaaaacaaaaataaaacaccaaatgctccaaaagagaaagaggagaaTCAGCAGAAACACTTGCTATGGACACTTTCCGCTTGAGTGAGGAGCCACGCCGGGTGAGACATCTTTAgggaggcgtgtgtgtgtaccCACACCCCCCACTTCCATCACTGTGCCTCAGCTAATGATCCCCCTCCTATTGCTATATGACCTACTTAAACATGTTTGGCTTTGTGTGCGTTGGTGTGCGCGTCAGCATTAAGTCAGGCACACGGGAAGTGGCAAACGTGCACTCTTGGCACAAAACACGGTCAGGAGTGTCGGATGGGTCTATACGGTCAGCTCACTGTCCCACGGCAGACCACGGCGCAACACATGTGACCGCGTGGGCAGCTCAGAAACCCCCCATGCTGCAAGAGCTGACAAACCATCACGTATTGCAGACATTGCAGAAAGGTCATCTGGAGTATTCCAACCTTTTAAACCACTATTATTAGAGggaacttgaataaaaataacatttaggAACTGAAATCCTAATATATAAACTGTGAGAATAGTGCTGGGGTGATCACAAGTGAGGGTAAAGAATGTGGATTACAAAACAAGACTGGAAATGGATGAATTAGGGGTCGATGTTCTGGCAGATAACAAAATATTATGCGCTCGAGGTGgctaataaaattaaaaaaaaaaaaaaatcacagttgAATTTTAACTTGGGTGGGTTATAGTGGGAATTAGGTTTGACTTTAAAATCTAAATATGATGTACATGTGAGTTTTACAAagtgaaatgacatttttatcttttatctaTCATGTCAAGTAAAAAGGTTTAACTCGATatagattttaaaacaatggaTATCTGGATTTACTTCTCCTAAAACAATTGTTATTAGTGCAGCTTGTGCATTATTCATTCCACTGTTGTTCGTGGTAACCCCTAGACATGTGCTGATCCCCCGCAAAAACCTTTCTAAATCTGTCAAATCCTCAACGTGTACATGTGAGCTGTGGTGagtcagtgtggtaaatgtgaCAGCCAAAACTTCTCAATAATAAATAAGAGGGGTTTGACTCATTTAATTTCTGTGTTCATTGTGAGGGAACTCGAGGTCTTTAGAGATGCATGGATTTTTGTAGGATGCTAAATTCTCTCTCATGTGGTTGTTAAGCAAGCAGCAGACTTGTTGCGGGGCCACCCACAAGGCCGCCACTCTGATCACGAATTAGTGTTCATGACGACATTTTTCTctcctttctttttaaaaactgtctgtttttgtttaaaaccaACAAATTCTAGAGGCAAATTTTGACTCTGACCTGCGTAAAACGCCACCCAGAAGCGATGCATTCAGGCACTCGGGGGGCGATAGACGTCTCTGGACCTCAGCCACAGTGACTTTGTACTTTGAAGTGGAGCTGAGCAAAGAAAGACGGCCTGGTACTGAGCAGAAGACCTCTGTGGGGTTCGACACCATGCCCAGCAATGACTCTTTCTGGAAGGGGAGCCCCAGCGTGTTGCCTTTGGGGAGCGTCACTGGtcctgaaacacaaaaacaggcgtaaaattaacatttaaatgtgatattaaaaattcaataaaatcaCTGAGCAGTGTTGTGTTCACTGTGCAGCATCAAGGAGGCTTTTCATGTTTGTGCTTTTGACTGAACAGTGAGATTTCATGCATCTTCACACGCCTGAAAAAGCCTGTGACATCTTTTCCGTTGGCAGACATGACTGTTCAAGCCGTTTTTATTTGACTAAAATATCCATTATTGGAAAACGTCAAACACCATTCACAAACAAATCACAGCTACAGTTGCAACACAGGCTCTAAAACCACCAATTCATCACCCCAAAGTGAGTCTCACACGACAGCACTGAcggacaaacaaaacacaacagcacaCTACAACAACAGAGCTATCGTCGATCCTCACCGGCGAGAATGCCCCCCTGATAATAAGTCCTCTGTAAGCGCTCAAGGTTCCTGCCACCACGAAGTCCTAATACTGAGACAGAAATCACAAAAGTCACATGAGCTCTTTCGACTTTCCTGTACACGGCTGGGAATGACATGCCATTGTTTACAAGTAGAATCCTAGATTGCCCATAGCGTGCCCTTGAGCATGGGAACCATATAATGAGCCGTCAGTGATTTCCGAAACAAATGGGGACCGGCTGGTTTACTGCACAAATTGCTTTCCGTCAGCCACACTGAGTATTGTTGACACACTCCGTTCATGGCAGACGGTGACTTAACCGTCATATCTAAACGTGTCTCAGACGGTGAGCGACGTCACGTCGGTCAGTCTGCTTCTGCTCTGACTCAAACTTGGATTAATCCCGTCCCGATGACAAAAACGGCAGGGGTAGGTTCTAACTCAAGCTGTTCAAGTCCCAACAAATAACTTAACTGCCCTTCACATGCGAGCCCAACGCCACACCCCAGCAAACGTTTTCACAAAAACACAGCTTCCAGATCTACTCTTAACATGGATCAAACTTTGTCTGAGATCTTGTTTTTTTAGTCCCTAACTGTATTGGCATGCTGCTCAAGCACCTTTAAACTGCTGAAAAAAGAACTACAACTGAGCTCATGGCTGTGTGCAGGATCATGTGTCAAAAactttatgttaaaaaaaaaaaccaaaaaaaaacgcTCCTTTTGTGAACTCGCTGCCTTTGGGAACTTTGACATGCTAATAACTGCTTAGACATTTCAGCTGAGCATAGAAAAACATCTCAGAGGTTACAATAAAGCCTTGTCATGAACTTAGTCACACAGGTAacacttcaaaactttttttatttggttgaaAACTCACCTTTTTTGATGACTGTCTGATCGGCCATAATGATACCGTGGTCATCTACATGCTGCAAGTTAAAAACAGTTCACAATTACTACAAAAtaacccacacacaaacaccatgaCAACTTGTTCAACAGTTATTGTAGGCTCAATTGTTTAGCACTGACAATGAGCTGGTGCTGTTCACCTTGTTTGTTTCACTAACTAACATTAAATATTGACTGATATTGAGTGATATCTTGTCTTTCCTGTTAGTGACACTGATTTCAGTACAGCACTATGAAAGAAACACTATTTATTCCTTAATGACAGTATGTTAATTTATTTCCCCCACATTAAAACGTAAAGAATACTAAATTCAAAATCAAAAATTGTATTAAAACCTTACAATAGAATTCGTTTGACtagaatttattttctttgctcCCTCCCAAtttgaatattaaatatattcggattgtcttttttattgtttgaattCGCCAACGCTGCAATTCAAAACTACTTGTTGACTTAAGCAACGCTAtttcagtcaaataaaaaagataaTTCAGCTTGAAAAGTAAAACTAAATCTATGCTCATCTGAGAAaactatatatttattaaatatttgagATAAAATTTGAATCATTAGAGACatacattaaattacattaaattcgaactccaaaacactttcacagTGAATTGAACTGGGAAGCATTCAGACCAAATTGAACTCACCTGCACATCGTCCAGTCCGTGTCCCATGTCGTGCATTCCCATATTTTCCCCAATAACAGCCGAGTCCAGGCCGTGTCCATGTGGCGGCAGCAGCTCCGGCCGCCGGAAGCCTTCCCTCCGCACCCCGGACGAGCCTCCCTCCAGACCGAGGATCTGACTCGCCAGGCCGCTCCTGCCGTGGCCGCCCAGCCCGTCCTGCCCTTGGCGCACGGGCCACGGCTGCTGCTGGCTCGACGCTTGGCTCTGGTGCAGCGAGTTGATGTTGAACGGGTCGCCCAGGTGGGAGTAAGGGTCGCTGGACTGCGGGTAGGAAATGGGCTGGTAGGGAGGCGGGAAGTAGGGCGGCTGGAAGTCGGAGTTGGCCGAGTGCGACAGGGAGGGAGTGGGGCTGTACAGGTGCTGACTGACCGCCGGCAGGTGAGGCAGCCGCGGGTTCCCATTGCTGCTGCCGTCGTGCCTCTCCTGGAGGACACAAGGTAGTCAAAGGTGACAACATGGCGGCTGCTGTTTGACGTTTGCTCCCCAACTGTCGCGACCTCTTTAAACCACCACTTACGGCAAATTGAAAACTTCGGCAAATGTAAAATTATCGCGCATTTTTGACTGAAATCGGTTATAGAGGTTTAATTAAAATACATGAAGAAAAACGATAATATTATTTACTTAAAAAAGTGACGACAAAGAACGGCGCAAGACCAAATCTCCGACGCGGAACCCCAACATTTCTGGTCTTTGACCCACTTCAAAGCCGTTCATAATTTCACGTCTGACTTTTGTGTCTTTACCCAAACTCACCTCGCAGTCATCCTCATACTTCACGTTGTCGGCTAGTTTCCACAACATATTGACAGCAGAAACAAGAAAGTCCGTTCAAAAATAATCAGGAAAAATAAAGGagagtttggaaaaaaaaaagcgagtTTGATTTAATCCAGCTGGTGTGGAAAAGTGAAACGCTTCCTGTGGCTCATGAGTCAAGCTGCAGAAAGGACTGAGCGGTGGACTCGCAGCCCACGGATGTAGCCACTCTGAGAGAAGGAACGCTCGCTGTCAAGTAAATATTCCCCGCGTCTCCGCGCTTCTGCAGTAGAAGTGGGCGAAGACTTCACATGCAAGAAACTTGACTCCCTCTTTTGGACAAGTCCGCGATGTTCAGTCCACCTCCAGTGGAAACAGATCTGTACTATATCTGCCGAGACATGAAGAGTGGGCGTCGCGCTGCGCGGTGACGTCAGTTTGGAAGCGAAGCCGATTGGCGGAACGCTCGGCCAATCCGGGCTCTGTCCGTCTGCGCTGGGACGCTTATATTTCCAGACCGCACATCGTTCAATTTATCTCAACAGACTTCAATAATGAGCGACGGTTCACTCCGAGTTTGAGGTGGTGGTGAACACAAATCGaaatttttaaacaaaaatgcaAACGAGAAAATGAGTGGTAGAAATAAAACTACTTATTTTAAACTACATAGTACTAGTTTTGCATTTTATAAGATGTACAGTAGTTTTAACactattttaaattattttaaatagcACTGCTTTCCCATTGAATTACATGTAAAGCAATATTTCCAATCCGTTGAACACATCTTGATAGCAAGATTATTAATAgcgaaatatatattttattttatgactaaTATTATGTGCTAATATCACTGCTTTGCAAGTATAACTTTTagttgaaaagtaaagtttatTGACATTTTACTCGGATAGAGGTTGTATTTCGTTCATTCACCGACCAAAGGTTTAGTTCAccaacaaaatgatgaccaacAAAGTGATCTATAAATCTTTGAAGGAAATAattgtctgttgtgtttgtgtgtctagtGTGTATTATTTGATCACagttaatatatattttgaaacgAGGATTTTTCTGGCCTGTTGAAAAAGCATCACTCAATTATCAAGAATTTTGAGAAACGCATGGAACACTAGATTAATATAAGAACATATACAAGCATAAATACAAAGGAATAACGACAATCACTGTGCTTGATGTAATATGCACAATTGTGTCTTCCCATGGATGCAATCTGGAGAGGTTTATGTCACTTGCAAACACAGTGATAAATTGCAAACAAATATAGTTAGCATCACAGCTACTGAGCAGTCAATGAAAATGcgagaagaaaataaagagatCGGTGAAAATGTTGTCATAAATAGAGATGAATATAATgcacatgcatttattttcacagaTCTATAGATGTCCGGCTATGTTTAATGTTTGTGTCAGACCATATTCAACATCCCGAAGCAGAAATGGAAGAATATTCCAGTTTTTTTGATCAGCATGGACAAAAAATCAGTAATTCATCCCGCTTTGATGTTTAGCTCAGCGTGTTCAAGAAGAAACAAGGAGCAAAATAAAGTCCAACCTGTCTCCTCTTTCAACTGTTCTCTATAAAAAACAGAAGCCCGTCCACCGAGCCCGAGGCCTCCGGCAGCATCACAAAACTCCTGTGCTCAAAAGGATTCCTCCTCTTTCCCAAACTTCATTAACATTTTTGGTGGAGCTTCTCTGAAACGACAACAAAGCAGCTTTGAAGCTGATATGCATCGAAttctgaccaaaaaaaaaaaaaaagaggtggcGTTGAGGGTGTTTATTATTTCGTTATTTGGATATTAAAATAAGAAGTTAAGTCTGTCGTGGGAGTTAAAGAACTAGTTTGGAAGATTAATCTGGACGATCAGAAATATGAGGGATTATAATTTGTGGGATTAATCGCCAGACCCACGCTGGATTAACCCTGCGACTTTTTGCGTGCAGGGATCTTGGTGGAGAGAAGTGACCGCGGATTAAATGCTATTTTACGTTGGACAGATTTCGAGCCGTTTATTCACGCTTCGTTAGCGACCAACACGATGCCAGTGTGGGGTCCGCGGTGACGAGCGGTGCATAGTGTCAATAGAGAATTCAGTGTGCGCTTTTAAAGTAAAAGCACTTTGCGATGCCAACAAACCAAGAATGAAACGAAATATAGGGATGAAACAGCACAGTTTCCGCATGATCAGCCTCTTATTTTACTGAAGTTTATGGGAAGATTCAAGCATCTGTTATGACTCGTCCTATGACGAACAGGTGATGGCGGTTGAAGTGGTAAAACGAGCGTTGTTTTCCGCGGACAGGGGGAGCGATGAATACGCAGCAGGTTGAGTGTGTAGCGAGCGACTCACCCTCCAGTCGATCCTCTCCAGTACCGACATCTGTGGGCTCCGGACGCACCGAGACACAGTCAAAGAGTGAAACCATGAGAGCTGGACGGCGATGACTTCACCTGATGGTGAGCCACTGCGCATGCGCCTCCTAGCGTGACACACCTGAGTGAACAGACCCAAAACAATCCAGGAATAGAACAACAAAATGGAAGCCAATGTGTCCAGAGGAACctactaaaataaatatatttggatTTGATTACGGGTCTGAAAAGTGTGTAAAAAAAACgaattaaaaagtaaattatTTGGTAAATTTATGGTTATGACACTTGCTACTAATAACCGATGCTACTACAAATAGGAGGAGTGataaaacatgtaaacaaaatacaaattacaataaaaagtcaaaacaaggaCATTGGAGACTATATTTTAGCTGAGGACATATTGaaaaaatgatataaaaatGTGAAGACAATGGGGAATAGTAGTTTCTCCAAGGGAAAAGAGActagaacaaaatgaaaaaagagccaataaacaaataaaatgagaatGCATTTATATTTAAGGTTAAAAACGTCGTTAATTTACTAAACACAGTTGACGCTTAGTGATGATGAGGGAGGTGAAAAGATGTCATCTGAAAAGGTTAATTGATCTTCACATAATTCATTCCAGATTGTGTCACTGGTTTATTTCAAGTAACCGTCTAGCAAACCATGTTGACcatctgcttttcttttaaGTCACTGAACATGCACCAGCTTCTCGTGAGCTGAGGTCGTGTCATGTTAATTTCAGTTCAAGTCGCGGATCGATTTTAGGCAAAAGTTGAAGTGAAGGTGGAAAAAGCAACACTGGGGGGACATTTCAGGATGAGATCATTCCAACCTCAGTGCGCACATGGCCTCGGGCGCGCTTGAAGAATCTGCTTTCAAACGGCCCGTGTTATCTGATCTTCCAAATACTTGGGTTTAGTCTAATGATCAGATCAAAGTGTTGTCATTTTGTGGCGGAGAATATTTTCCATCTCTCCAGATTAACATCTGCTGCAGACACCTGCCATTAAGTCACAAAACTACGTCAAATAAATGGACGTTTATCGCATATTTGGCTGAAAAAGCATATTTCCTTGTGAATGTTATTACAATTCATTTTACAACTTTGAATCAGTTGAACATAAAACTAAGTCTTTAAGACTCAGGAAGCGTACAGGAGCTCCACAACGAGTGTGGCAGGATATTTATGAGGCGGGAACCGACCTCCGCTTTCAACGGACGTTGGACTCTCATTGTGTATCCTCTGCCTCCCCCTAGCGGATGTACTTTCGTATTACCAAAACAATTCACTGACCGTTCGGTCCCAAAAACAGTGTCGTAGCGTTTCCGCCAATTCATTCCAGGTGCGAAATTAATTTATAgttgttatgtatttattacaaTATCACAGAACGtatttataatatatagtaTAAATTATACTTTATatgtaaaatataatttataaaaataaatacaaataaatgaagctCACTAACTGTAGGATTACTACTACTGAGGTTGACCCTCTCCAGGATGTTCAGATGCGGCAAGCTTCACGTGAATAGTTTGTTCAGtttcaacaacacacacacgcctgatCACAAAATCGAACCTTTACtatttcatactttttttttttgttgcatgaCTGTGTATAGTTTTTAAATGTGCCACAAGTAAATACTTTCGTCAAGCAACATTTTCAAATTATTCAACATTACTATGACTCTCTTGAGCACTGAGATGATACTGCTTTACATGAGCAAACTTTCACTCCATCAATGGAGTAGCAGTCCTCTAAGAACAAAGCTCTGCTTTAAGATGGTGTCTGAATCTCCTGGAGAGGTGGTGACAGGAACGACCATGGACACAAAAGGTGCCTGGGTCGTGACCGACAACTGAGGAGCGACTGAAGCTTCAAGAGTCACGTGAGGTGCTATCTCCTCATCCAGGTATGGTTTCCTCTATCTGGAGTCACttgggcagacccaggacacactggAGTGATCATGTTGGTCACTCAGGGCAGTTCCCAATACTCCACTATGAGGCGCTAGAAAAAGTACTTGAAAAGAATGAGGCAAGAATGAGGCAAAGCATGAAGAAGCTGATTTATTCCTCTCAACATCTCTGTATTTCAAAAATCACACCATGACATGGTTTATTTAAAAACTATTTCCACAGCTTAAACTAAAATAAAGAAAGCAACATTGTGGGGCAAGATGAACAGCAACAACTCTCTGTGCTGCAGCGGGAAATACACCAGGGAGGAATTAGCAAACCGACGCGAGTGTGGACAGCTGAGGGAGCTATTAACAAGAAAACACTTTGTGGGCGCGAGAGACAGGTGTGTTCATGACGACAACCGCAGGGGAGACTGCTCAGGTTCCTCAAAAGTGGTAAGGGGTGTGGGTGACCCAGTTGGAGGTCTGATCTTTGGTGCGCTTGGCGGAGCTGTGGGTGGTGAATAGGGATTTAAAAGCCTCAGACTTTCCCTCCATTTCCTGGATCGACCTTTTGACGGCagaggctgcagctgctgaagacGCTGCTGACGACGATGGAGGCTTGAGCTTGGAAGAGCTGGATGATCCCGAGGGCCCTGCCACAGCTGATGAGGCGACGAGAGGAAAAGGTTCGATTGTAATGTCACATGTGCAACACAGTAGTTCCGTTAAATCCTAAACACTTCAATATGAGTTTAATAGGCAGGGACTTGATCCTATCacccacaataaaaaaacagcgCCAGTCTTCATTATCAGAAACAGCTTTGAAATGATGAGGTCTGTTGACTGGCTGTTCATTTCAACCTGATTTCACAAACACAAATCTATGTTTTTACCTGTCATGCTGCTTTCACTGCCATTTGGCACGGATCCATCTCCGTTTGCTTCCAATGCAGCTTCTAAGaagatgaaacaaacaaatcataataaagacaaaacaatgtttttagaTGAGCAAACTAGaaatgtttgaagttttttaggtgcagattaaaaaaagagtaGATGGGCGAGCACCAGAGGAAGCCACGAGATGAACTTCCTGCTGCACGTAAACAGTTCTGGGAATCACAACAGCTTCCCAGCACGCTATTGTTCCCAAAGCCAAATGTCACTCCCCTTCTCTACAGTACCAGTACACATACAGCAAGCACAGAATGGTCAACACTGCTTTTTGTGACAATTGAGAGGTTTCCAGTGACTCTGCCAGTGAGCATTCAAAATACTAAtcaaaacaggaagtcagtTCTCTTGCACCGTGTGGTTTTCGTCACTCCTATGAAAAACCGATTTCACTTCAACAGCGGGTTCAAATTGACCTCTCGGATCACTCACCTTTTGATTCGGTCTCCGTCGACACGGCCTCAACAGTTCTGGTCTTCTTGGATTTCTGAAGGAGGAGAAATTGTAACAGTGAGAGATCCCGACACTTCCCGGACTTTATGTCATGGAACATATGATAGGATCATTTCATTGGTGATGCAGTTGCTAACATCCATATCATCCCGCTACTGTCTGGGCACTTTCAACTGGTTGCTGACATCTACTTTTCAGTGTTGAGTTCAACAGAGTGAGAAGACTTTTGCAAAGAGAGGACATTTGGCCAGTCCTCACTATGTCAAGCCCCAGTTTGAGGGttgaaactacaaaatagcttggttattataa
Above is a window of Synchiropus splendidus isolate RoL2022-P1 chromosome 6, RoL_Sspl_1.0, whole genome shotgun sequence DNA encoding:
- the tfap2c gene encoding transcription factor AP-2 gamma isoform X2; protein product: MLWKLADNVKYEDDCEERHDGSSNGNPRLPHLPAVSQHLYSPTPSLSHSANSDFQPPYFPPPYQPISYPQSSDPYSHLGDPFNINSLHQSQASSQQQPWPVRQGQDGLGGHGRSGLASQILGLEGGSSGVRREGFRRPELLPPHGHGLDSAVIGENMGMHDMGHGLDDVQHVDDHGIIMADQTVIKKGPVTLPKGNTLGLPFQKESLLGMVSNPTEVFCSVPGRLSLLSSTSKYKVTVAEVQRRLSPPECLNASLLGGVLRRAKSKNGGRSLREKLDKIGLNLPAGRRKAANVTLLTSLVEGEAVHLARDFGYVCETEFPAKAIAEYLGRPHVERNEVNSRKNMLLAAKQICKEFTDLLTQDRSPLGNSRPAPILEPAIQGCLTHFSLITHGFGSPAICAAMTSLQNYLNEALKQVDKMYLSSGSDTQGSSDSGSKSVDKMDKHRK
- the tfap2c gene encoding transcription factor AP-2 gamma isoform X1 translates to MLWKLADNVKYEDDCEERHDGSSNGNPRLPHLPAVSQHLYSPTPSLSHSANSDFQPPYFPPPYQPISYPQSSDPYSHLGDPFNINSLHQSQASSQQQPWPVRQGQDGLGGHGRSGLASQILGLEGGSSGVRREGFRRPELLPPHGHGLDSAVIGENMGMHDMGHGLDDVQHVDDHGIIMADQTVIKKVLGLRGGRNLERLQRTYYQGGILAGPVTLPKGNTLGLPFQKESLLGMVSNPTEVFCSVPGRLSLLSSTSKYKVTVAEVQRRLSPPECLNASLLGGVLRRAKSKNGGRSLREKLDKIGLNLPAGRRKAANVTLLTSLVEGEAVHLARDFGYVCETEFPAKAIAEYLGRPHVERNEVNSRKNMLLAAKQICKEFTDLLTQDRSPLGNSRPAPILEPAIQGCLTHFSLITHGFGSPAICAAMTSLQNYLNEALKQVDKMYLSSGSDTQGSSDSGSKSVDKMDKHRK